The genomic DNA ACTAGATTATCAAATTAAAATTAAGAGAACACCTATTAGCAAATAGAAGAATTATACATAAGGGGCAGTCAACATATGGCAGAATTAGATCTTACCGGAGGCATGGATGAAGCCCGGGGAGACATAGCAGATCTCCTCGGGAAAGAGGAACGAAAAATCCTCACGACTGGAAACGCTGAAATCGACAAAAAAATCGCCGATGGTCTCCCTCTCGGGTCCCTTACCCTGATCGAAGGAGAGAACGATACCGGCAAATCAGTCCTTACCCAGCAGTTTATCTGGGGAAGTATGCACAATAACCTCCGCGTCGATCTCTTCTCGACAGAACTTACCACAAAGAGTTTTCTGACCCAGATGGAATCGATGTCCCTTGATATCTCTGACTTCTTTGCGTGGGGATATATCCGCCTCTTTCACTGCCATCTGGTAGAGTTCAAATGGACTCCGGATGCCATGAACGATATCCTTGAACGAATCATCACCCATGTCAAGTTCAGTAATACCGATGTGGCAATCATTGATTCACTTACTATATTTACTGAGTATACAACGAATGAAGCGGTACTGACGTTTCTGACCCAGGCAAAAAACATCTGTGACCAGGGAAAAACAATTCTTATCACCATGCACAGTTATGCATTCACTGATGAAGTCCTGACCCGTGTCAGATCAATCTGTGATGCTCATCTTCTCCTCATGAGAAAACTCATGGGTGATAA from Methanospirillum hungatei JF-1 includes the following:
- a CDS encoding ATPase domain-containing protein, with the protein product MAELDLTGGMDEARGDIADLLGKEERKILTTGNAEIDKKIADGLPLGSLTLIEGENDTGKSVLTQQFIWGSMHNNLRVDLFSTELTTKSFLTQMESMSLDISDFFAWGYIRLFHCHLVEFKWTPDAMNDILERIITHVKFSNTDVAIIDSLTIFTEYTTNEAVLTFLTQAKNICDQGKTILITMHSYAFTDEVLTRVRSICDAHLLLMRKLMGDKYVMVLEVVKVRGARKTTGNLVSFEVHPGYGMKIIPVSVAKV